A genomic window from Microbaculum marinisediminis includes:
- a CDS encoding cell wall hydrolase — MFAYAHLLMACAGGFLLLAATNATPAWASTTIIVCKGCVIVLDPDECLGCIVVSDPPALTETCRGCTWADTVGRRPRSIRAAPASLGRTSGETTAHETAPDDTSSADSRFYGPFAFGPRADAWQAAAAPAIVLAALAVPSGDGISDDGSPDLGPFADSPYAGARPAVAAALAAMRLDRDIARERRCLATAIYFEARGEPASGQRAVAQVVLNRVSDRRYPATVCDVVFQNQERQNRCQFSFACDGRPEDIGDQRAWRRAMLLAGEALMGRYFDGAIGAATHYHATSVEPTWSRHLYRIARIGAHVFYQTGQRLQQTH; from the coding sequence ATGTTCGCGTATGCCCATCTCTTGATGGCGTGCGCTGGCGGCTTTCTACTTCTCGCCGCCACGAACGCCACGCCGGCGTGGGCCTCGACGACGATCATCGTCTGCAAGGGCTGCGTCATAGTCTTGGATCCGGACGAGTGCCTCGGCTGCATCGTCGTCTCCGATCCGCCGGCCTTGACCGAGACCTGTCGCGGCTGCACCTGGGCCGATACGGTCGGCCGGCGGCCGCGGTCGATCCGCGCCGCCCCCGCCTCTCTTGGCAGGACATCCGGCGAGACCACGGCCCATGAAACGGCGCCAGACGACACATCGTCCGCCGACTCGCGCTTTTACGGCCCGTTCGCCTTCGGGCCCCGCGCGGACGCCTGGCAGGCGGCGGCCGCCCCGGCGATCGTTCTCGCGGCGCTGGCCGTCCCGTCAGGCGACGGCATATCCGACGACGGCTCACCCGACCTCGGTCCATTCGCCGACAGCCCCTATGCCGGCGCCCGGCCGGCGGTAGCCGCCGCGCTCGCTGCCATGCGGCTTGATCGGGACATAGCGCGCGAGCGCCGGTGCCTTGCGACGGCGATCTATTTCGAGGCGCGCGGCGAACCGGCCAGCGGCCAGCGCGCGGTCGCCCAGGTCGTGCTCAACCGGGTATCGGACCGGCGCTATCCCGCGACGGTGTGCGACGTGGTTTTCCAGAACCAGGAGCGACAGAACCGCTGCCAGTTCTCCTTCGCCTGCGACGGCCGGCCGGAAGACATCGGCGACCAGCGCGCCTGGAGGCGGGCGATGCTGCTCGCAGGAGAGGCGCTGATGGGACGCTACTTCGACGGCGCGATCGGCGCGGCGACGCACTATCACGCAACCAGCGTCGAGCCGACCTGGAGCCGCCATCTCTACCGGATCGCCCGCATCGGCGCGCACGTGTTCTACCAGACCGGACAACGCCTGCAGCAGACACACTGA
- the leuD gene encoding 3-isopropylmalate dehydratase small subunit — MDKFTTLTGVAAPLPLVNVDTDLIIPKQYLKTIERTGLGKGLFSERRFNEDGSENPDFVLNKPAYRNAKILIAGDNFGCGSSREHAPWALQDFGIRCVIAPSFGDIFFNNSFKNGMLLIKLPQEEIDKLLDDASRGANATITVDLESQTISGPDGGAIQFDVDPFRKHCLLNGLDDIGLTLEKEAKIGGFETREAEQRPWL; from the coding sequence ATGGACAAGTTCACCACGCTCACCGGCGTCGCCGCGCCGCTGCCGCTCGTCAATGTCGACACCGACTTGATCATCCCGAAGCAGTATCTGAAGACGATCGAGCGCACCGGGCTCGGCAAGGGCCTGTTCTCCGAGCGCCGCTTCAACGAGGACGGCAGCGAGAACCCGGACTTCGTGCTCAACAAGCCGGCCTACCGCAACGCTAAGATCCTGATCGCCGGCGACAATTTCGGCTGCGGCTCGAGCCGCGAGCATGCCCCCTGGGCGCTGCAGGATTTCGGCATCCGCTGCGTCATCGCGCCGTCCTTCGGCGACATCTTCTTCAACAACTCGTTCAAGAACGGGATGCTGCTGATCAAGCTGCCGCAGGAGGAGATCGACAAGCTTCTGGACGACGCCAGCCGCGGCGCCAACGCCACCATCACCGTCGATCTTGAAAGCCAGACGATCTCCGGCCCCGACGGCGGCGCGATCCAGTTCGACGTCGATCCCTTCCGCAAGCACTGCCTGCTCAACGGCCTCGACGACATCGGCCTGACGCTGGAGAAGGAAGCCAAGATCGGCGGCTTCGAGACGCGGGAAGCCGAGCAGCGGCCGTGGTTGTGA
- a CDS encoding MlaD family protein: MEIRSSPLIVGFFTLAVIAGAFGFVYWIGAFGESSGRVQYRVVFSDEVTGLNKGSSVLYNGIKIGDVVRLSVAADDPAQVVALIQIDPSYPINVDTTAQLQFTGITGVGFIQLKTSKADARPLRDAWGESEDPPIIYAEKSTFQDLMEGAKSLLTKADSVATRIDSLIANNETAVTNTIRNIQTFSDALAQNSDKVASFIEDASGAAKRINEVGARIEVLADNLNTVVEAIEPDEVRAIVGDVRTFADALAANSDKVTVLAENAGQAAERINKFTEQLSGVAEDVKKVVAAVDPAAISRTVENFDKVTATIAGKDKEISQFIDDATATAAEFRKASARLDGLLAKFDGMLGDEKGQSMIGNINEAAKSFRQLADNLNSRLDTITADVQRYGVGGLKDFQAFMAEGRRTMSNIDRALSNLEQNPAGFLTGRSAVPEYNPGRRF; the protein is encoded by the coding sequence ATGGAAATCCGATCCAGCCCACTTATCGTCGGTTTCTTCACGCTCGCGGTGATCGCGGGCGCGTTCGGATTCGTCTACTGGATCGGGGCCTTCGGCGAATCCTCGGGGCGCGTCCAGTACCGCGTCGTCTTCTCCGACGAGGTGACCGGCCTGAACAAGGGCAGCTCCGTCCTCTACAACGGCATCAAGATCGGCGATGTGGTCCGCCTGTCGGTGGCGGCCGACGATCCGGCGCAGGTCGTGGCGCTGATCCAGATCGATCCGAGCTATCCGATCAACGTCGACACCACGGCGCAGCTGCAGTTCACCGGCATCACCGGCGTCGGCTTCATCCAGCTCAAGACCAGCAAGGCCGACGCGCGGCCGCTCAGGGACGCTTGGGGCGAATCCGAAGATCCGCCGATCATCTATGCCGAGAAATCGACCTTCCAGGACTTGATGGAAGGGGCGAAGTCGCTGCTGACCAAGGCCGACTCGGTGGCGACCCGCATCGATTCGCTGATCGCCAACAACGAGACCGCCGTCACCAACACGATCCGCAACATCCAGACGTTCTCGGACGCACTGGCGCAGAATTCGGACAAGGTGGCGAGCTTCATCGAGGACGCCAGCGGGGCGGCCAAGCGGATCAACGAGGTCGGCGCCCGCATCGAGGTGCTGGCCGACAACCTCAACACGGTGGTCGAGGCGATCGAGCCGGACGAGGTGCGGGCGATCGTCGGCGACGTGCGCACCTTCGCCGACGCGCTCGCGGCCAATTCCGACAAGGTGACCGTCCTTGCGGAGAACGCGGGCCAGGCGGCGGAACGAATCAACAAGTTCACCGAGCAGCTCAGCGGCGTCGCCGAGGACGTGAAGAAGGTGGTCGCCGCCGTCGACCCGGCGGCGATCTCACGCACGGTCGAGAATTTCGACAAGGTGACAGCCACGATCGCCGGCAAGGACAAGGAAATTTCGCAGTTCATCGACGACGCCACCGCCACGGCGGCGGAGTTCCGCAAGGCCTCGGCGCGGCTCGATGGGCTTCTGGCCAAGTTCGACGGCATGCTCGGCGACGAGAAGGGCCAGAGCATGATCGGCAACATCAACGAGGCGGCGAAATCGTTCCGCCAGCTCGCCGACAACCTCAATTCGCGGCTCGATACGATCACTGCGGACGTACAGCGCTACGGCGTCGGCGGGTTGAAGGATTTCCAGGCGTTCATGGCCGAGGGGCGGCGGACGATGTCGAACATCGATCGGGCGTTGTCCAATCTCGAGCAGAATCCGGCCGGTTTTCTGACTGGACGTTCGGCGGTGCCCGAATACAATCCGGGCCGGCGTTTCTAG
- a CDS encoding hydrogen peroxide-inducible genes activator, translated as MPTLKQLKYLDALARERNYARAAASCHISQPALSMQIKELEAELGLVLVERGRGTFAMTEAGEEIVRRARSILRATDDLVDYARHADQPLSGTLRFGVIPTIAPYLLPRALPLIRARFPDIALELREAQTADVVDDLSRGVLDLVLLSPPIDAPDIETFHMFDDRFLLVTQADEALDERKRIDISSISGRRLLLLSEGHCLREQALSVCRTADRDTLGELGATSLTTIVQMVANGFGATLLPEMAIDAEIRDDRTALLRFRAPEPSRQIGLAWRRTSARKQDFIAIGEALSELAPAA; from the coding sequence TTGCCGACCCTGAAGCAGCTCAAGTACCTCGACGCGCTGGCCCGGGAGCGGAACTACGCCCGCGCCGCGGCATCCTGCCACATCAGCCAGCCGGCGTTATCGATGCAGATCAAGGAGCTCGAAGCCGAGCTCGGCCTCGTCCTCGTCGAGCGCGGCCGCGGCACCTTCGCCATGACCGAGGCCGGCGAGGAAATCGTCCGGCGCGCCCGGTCGATCCTGCGGGCGACCGACGATCTGGTCGACTATGCCCGCCACGCCGACCAGCCGCTGTCCGGCACCTTGCGATTCGGCGTCATTCCCACGATCGCGCCCTACCTGCTGCCGCGCGCGCTGCCGCTGATCCGGGCGCGCTTCCCGGACATCGCGCTGGAATTGCGCGAGGCCCAGACCGCCGACGTGGTGGACGACCTGTCGCGCGGCGTGCTCGATCTCGTGCTGCTGTCGCCACCCATCGACGCGCCGGATATCGAGACCTTCCACATGTTCGACGACCGCTTCCTGCTCGTCACCCAGGCCGACGAGGCATTGGACGAGCGAAAGCGCATCGACATCTCGAGTATCAGCGGGCGCCGCCTGCTTCTGCTTTCGGAAGGCCACTGCCTGCGCGAGCAGGCCCTGAGCGTCTGCCGCACCGCCGATCGCGATACGCTCGGCGAGCTCGGCGCGACCAGCCTGACGACCATCGTCCAGATGGTCGCCAACGGCTTCGGCGCCACGCTGCTGCCGGAAATGGCCATCGACGCGGAAATACGCGACGATCGGACCGCGCTATTGCGGTTCCGCGCCCCCGAACCGAGCCGGCAGATCGGGCTGGCCTGGCGGCGCACCTCCGCCCGCAAGCAGGACTTTATCGCGATCGGCGAGGCCTTGAGCGAGCTCGCCCCGGCCGCCTGA
- the cydB gene encoding cytochrome d ubiquinol oxidase subunit II, translated as MDLTFDYYLPVIWAGLIATAVAMYVILDGFDLGVGILFPFARKEAERDQMMNSIAPFWDGNETWLILGGGGLWVAFPKAYSIIMPALYLPVIVMLLALIFRGVSFEFRFVSKPRHGHWDFAFAAGSTVAAFCQGLILGGLIQGITVENGAFAGGAFDWLTPFSLMCGIGLVCGYALLGATWLIMRTEGEVAERGRRQARTILLIVLAFIALVSLWTPYAIDRIGERWFSTPNIYYLWPVPLVTAGLALLLWTALERNHTATPFLATLGLFLLSYLGLAISTFPLMVPPSVTVWQAAAVPASQIFTLIGTIFMLPIILAYTAFVYWTFRGKVRPGEGYH; from the coding sequence ATGGACCTGACCTTCGACTACTATCTCCCGGTCATCTGGGCCGGCCTGATCGCCACCGCCGTCGCCATGTACGTCATCCTAGACGGCTTCGATCTGGGGGTCGGGATCCTGTTTCCCTTCGCCCGAAAGGAAGCCGAGCGCGACCAGATGATGAATTCCATCGCGCCGTTCTGGGACGGTAACGAGACCTGGCTGATTCTCGGCGGCGGCGGCCTGTGGGTGGCGTTCCCCAAGGCCTATTCCATCATCATGCCGGCGCTCTACCTGCCGGTCATCGTCATGCTGCTGGCATTGATATTCAGAGGGGTGTCGTTCGAGTTCCGCTTCGTGTCCAAGCCCAGGCACGGACACTGGGACTTCGCGTTCGCGGCCGGCTCGACGGTGGCGGCCTTCTGCCAGGGGCTGATCCTCGGCGGGCTGATCCAGGGCATCACGGTCGAGAACGGGGCCTTCGCCGGTGGTGCGTTCGACTGGCTGACCCCGTTCTCGCTGATGTGCGGCATCGGTCTGGTTTGCGGCTACGCGCTGCTGGGCGCGACATGGCTGATCATGCGCACCGAGGGCGAGGTCGCCGAGCGCGGCCGGCGCCAGGCGCGCACGATCCTGCTGATCGTGCTGGCGTTCATCGCGCTTGTGAGCCTGTGGACGCCGTACGCCATCGACCGGATCGGCGAGCGCTGGTTCTCCACGCCGAACATCTACTATCTGTGGCCGGTGCCGCTCGTGACGGCCGGGCTGGCGCTGCTGCTCTGGACCGCGCTCGAGCGCAACCACACCGCGACGCCGTTCCTGGCGACGCTCGGCCTGTTCCTGCTGTCGTATCTCGGTCTAGCGATCTCGACCTTCCCGCTGATGGTGCCGCCGAGCGTTACCGTCTGGCAGGCGGCGGCCGTGCCGGCGAGCCAGATCTTTACGCTGATCGGGACGATCTTCATGCTGCCGATCATCCTCGCGTACACGGCGTTCGTGTACTGGACGTTCCGCGGCAAGGTGCGTCCCGGAGAAGGCTACCACTGA
- the katG gene encoding catalase/peroxidase HPI, with protein sequence MDAKVDKKGGCPVMHGAITEVGQSNVDWWPNALNLDILHQHDTKTNPLGKDFDYREELKKLDVEALKKDMHALMTDSQEWWPADWGHYGGLMIRMAWHAAGSYRLADGRGGGGTGNQRFAPLNSWPDNVSLDKARRLLWPIKKKYGNRISWADLIILAGNVAYESMGLKTFGFGFGREDIWHPEKDTYWGAEKEWLAPSDERYSSVDEPATMENPLAAVQMGLIYVNPEGVNGKPDPLKTAAQVRETFARMAMNDEETAALTAGGHTVGKTHGNGDASALGPVPEAAGPEMQGLGWANPEQNGLASRAVSSGIEGAWTTHPTEFDMGYFKLLFGYDWWLQKSPAGAWQWEPIGIKEEDKPVDASDPSIRHNPIMTDADMAMRFDPAYKAICEKFMADPEYFKDTFARAWFKLTHRDMGPKARYVGPDVPAEDLVWQDPIPAGATDYDVDAVKAKIAASGLSVAEMVATAWDSARTYRGSDMRGGANGARIRLAPQKDWDGNEPARLSKVLSVLEPIAKEAGASIADVIVLAGNVGVEQAAKAAGHAVTVPFSPGRGDATDAMTDAESFDVLEPIHDGYRNWLKKDYVVSAEELMLDRTQLMGLTAPEMTVLVGGMRVLGANHGGTKHGVFTDREGALTNDFFVNLTDMASKWVPADNGIYEIRDRKTNAVKWTATRLDLVFGSNSILRAYAEVYAQDDAKEKFINDFVAAWTKVMNADRFDLA encoded by the coding sequence ATGGATGCGAAGGTCGATAAGAAGGGCGGCTGCCCGGTAATGCACGGCGCGATTACCGAGGTCGGACAGTCGAACGTGGACTGGTGGCCGAATGCGCTCAATCTGGACATCCTGCATCAGCACGACACCAAGACCAATCCGCTGGGCAAGGACTTCGATTACCGCGAAGAGCTGAAGAAACTGGACGTCGAGGCGCTGAAGAAGGACATGCACGCGCTGATGACCGACAGCCAGGAGTGGTGGCCGGCCGACTGGGGCCACTACGGCGGCCTGATGATCCGCATGGCCTGGCACGCGGCCGGCTCCTACCGCCTGGCCGACGGCCGTGGCGGCGGCGGCACCGGCAACCAGCGCTTCGCGCCCCTGAACTCCTGGCCGGACAACGTCAGCCTCGACAAGGCCCGCCGCCTGCTGTGGCCGATCAAGAAGAAATACGGCAACCGGATCTCCTGGGCCGACCTGATCATCCTGGCCGGCAACGTCGCCTACGAATCCATGGGCCTGAAGACCTTCGGCTTCGGTTTCGGCCGCGAGGACATCTGGCACCCCGAGAAGGACACCTACTGGGGCGCCGAGAAGGAATGGCTGGCGCCGAGCGACGAACGCTACAGCAGCGTCGACGAACCCGCGACGATGGAAAACCCGCTGGCGGCCGTGCAGATGGGCCTGATCTACGTGAACCCGGAAGGGGTGAACGGCAAGCCCGACCCGCTGAAGACCGCCGCCCAGGTGCGCGAGACCTTCGCGCGCATGGCGATGAACGATGAGGAGACCGCAGCTCTCACCGCCGGTGGCCACACGGTCGGCAAGACCCACGGAAACGGCGATGCCTCGGCCCTTGGCCCGGTTCCGGAGGCCGCCGGCCCCGAGATGCAGGGCCTGGGCTGGGCCAATCCCGAGCAGAACGGGCTGGCGAGCCGTGCGGTGAGCTCGGGCATCGAGGGCGCCTGGACGACCCATCCGACCGAGTTCGACATGGGCTACTTCAAGCTGCTGTTCGGCTATGACTGGTGGCTGCAGAAATCCCCCGCCGGCGCTTGGCAGTGGGAGCCGATCGGCATCAAGGAAGAGGATAAGCCGGTCGACGCCAGCGATCCCTCGATCCGCCACAACCCGATCATGACCGATGCCGACATGGCGATGCGGTTCGATCCGGCCTACAAGGCGATCTGCGAAAAGTTCATGGCGGATCCAGAGTACTTCAAGGACACCTTCGCCCGCGCCTGGTTCAAGCTGACCCACCGCGACATGGGGCCGAAGGCGCGCTATGTCGGCCCGGACGTTCCGGCGGAAGATCTGGTCTGGCAGGATCCGATCCCGGCCGGCGCCACCGACTACGACGTGGATGCCGTTAAGGCGAAGATCGCCGCGAGCGGCCTGAGCGTCGCCGAGATGGTCGCCACCGCCTGGGACAGCGCCCGCACGTATCGCGGGTCCGACATGCGCGGCGGCGCGAACGGCGCCCGCATCCGCCTGGCCCCGCAGAAGGACTGGGACGGCAACGAGCCGGCGCGCCTGTCCAAGGTGCTGTCGGTTCTCGAGCCGATCGCCAAGGAAGCCGGCGCCAGCATCGCCGACGTCATCGTGCTGGCCGGCAATGTCGGCGTCGAGCAGGCCGCGAAGGCCGCCGGCCACGCCGTCACCGTGCCGTTCTCTCCGGGCCGTGGCGATGCCACCGACGCGATGACCGACGCGGAATCCTTCGACGTGCTGGAGCCGATCCACGACGGCTACCGCAACTGGCTGAAGAAGGACTATGTCGTCAGCGCGGAAGAGCTGATGCTCGACCGCACCCAGCTCATGGGCCTGACCGCGCCGGAGATGACCGTTCTGGTCGGCGGCATGCGCGTTCTGGGTGCCAACCATGGCGGCACCAAGCACGGCGTGTTCACCGATCGCGAAGGCGCCCTGACGAACGACTTCTTCGTCAACCTGACCGACATGGCAAGCAAGTGGGTTCCGGCGGACAACGGCATCTACGAGATCCGCGACCGCAAGACCAACGCGGTCAAGTGGACCGCGACGCGCCTGGATCTCGTGTTCGGATCCAACTCGATCCTGCGCGCCTATGCCGAGGTCTACGCCCAGGACGACGCCAAGGAGAAGTTCATCAACGACTTCGTGGCGGCCTGGACCAAGGTGATGAACGCCGACCGCTTCGATCTGGCCTGA
- a CDS encoding cytochrome ubiquinol oxidase subunit I: protein MDFDPVLLARIQFGFTVAFHIIFPSFTIGLSAWIATLLVVWRRTGEERYRELARFWTKVFAVSFAMGVVSGLVLSYQFGTNWSRFSDVVGNVVAPLIGYEVLTAFFLEATFLGIMLFGWNRVPPWLHVLSAVCVAVGTSISAFWILSANSWMQFPTGHVIRDGIAYPEDWLKIVFSPTFPLRLAHMLIAAYLTTSFVVLAIGARYLLMGKHKPYAGIMLKMGLGMAIVLAPLQAFVGDMSGLSVRDHQPAKLAAIEAHWEADAPGPVPLILFAWPDEALEKNDFEIAIPYLGSLIVTHSLSGSYPGLKAFPPEDRPPLWGPFFGFRIMVGLGFLMIFVAWTGGILWWRGRLETNRTFLRIASWMWPAGFIAVLSGWIVTEVGRQPWVATGILRTADAASPVSAGVVLTSLILFVVVYGVVFSFGIYYMNRLLVRGPVDLSREDEEAGPSRTLAAVGPGGREAYGGGRP, encoded by the coding sequence ATGGATTTCGACCCGGTTTTACTCGCGCGGATCCAGTTCGGGTTCACCGTCGCGTTTCACATCATTTTCCCCAGTTTCACCATCGGGCTTTCGGCCTGGATCGCCACGCTGCTGGTGGTGTGGCGGCGCACGGGCGAGGAACGCTATCGCGAACTCGCCCGTTTCTGGACCAAGGTGTTCGCGGTCTCGTTCGCCATGGGCGTCGTCTCCGGGCTGGTGCTGTCCTACCAGTTCGGCACCAACTGGAGCCGGTTCTCCGACGTCGTCGGCAACGTGGTCGCGCCGCTGATCGGCTACGAGGTACTGACCGCCTTCTTCCTGGAGGCGACCTTCCTCGGGATCATGCTGTTCGGCTGGAACCGCGTGCCGCCCTGGCTGCATGTCTTATCCGCCGTGTGCGTCGCCGTGGGAACCTCGATCTCGGCGTTCTGGATCCTGTCGGCCAACAGCTGGATGCAGTTTCCCACCGGTCACGTCATCCGCGATGGCATCGCCTATCCGGAGGACTGGCTGAAGATCGTCTTCTCGCCGACCTTCCCGCTGCGTCTGGCCCATATGCTGATCGCCGCCTATCTCACGACCTCGTTCGTGGTGCTGGCGATCGGGGCGCGCTACCTGCTGATGGGCAAGCACAAGCCCTATGCCGGCATCATGCTGAAGATGGGGCTCGGCATGGCGATCGTGCTGGCGCCGCTGCAGGCCTTCGTCGGCGACATGAGCGGCCTGTCGGTGCGCGACCACCAGCCCGCCAAGCTCGCCGCGATCGAGGCGCATTGGGAGGCGGATGCCCCCGGGCCGGTGCCGCTGATCCTGTTCGCCTGGCCCGACGAGGCGCTGGAGAAGAACGACTTCGAGATCGCCATCCCCTATCTCGGCAGCCTGATCGTCACCCATTCGCTGAGCGGCTCCTATCCGGGCCTGAAGGCGTTCCCGCCGGAGGACCGGCCGCCGCTGTGGGGGCCGTTCTTCGGCTTCCGGATCATGGTGGGCCTCGGGTTCCTGATGATCTTCGTCGCCTGGACGGGCGGAATCCTGTGGTGGCGGGGGCGTCTCGAGACCAACCGGACCTTCCTCAGGATCGCCTCCTGGATGTGGCCGGCGGGCTTCATCGCGGTGCTGTCGGGATGGATCGTCACCGAGGTGGGCCGGCAGCCGTGGGTGGCCACCGGAATCCTCAGGACGGCCGACGCGGCGTCTCCGGTCTCCGCGGGCGTGGTGCTGACCAGCCTGATCCTGTTCGTGGTGGTCTACGGCGTCGTGTTCTCGTTCGGCATCTACTACATGAACCGGCTGCTGGTGCGCGGTCCCGTCGACCTGTCGCGGGAGGACGAGGAGGCCGGGCCGAGCCGGACGCTGGCGGCGGTCGGCCCCGGCGGCCGAGAGGCCTATGGCGGCGGGAGACCCTAG
- a CDS encoding DUF302 domain-containing protein: protein MTFRNGFAAALVVGAALVAGLGARGSDAPVMAEETGDLVYQTVQGDFGDVTLAVEDAIVNRGLVVDYHGFLSKMLERTSEATGGEAVLADAEWYQFCSARLSQAMIAADPRNVGYCPYSIVVYELATSPGTIHVGYRRPGTAVSEASMKALSAVDALLTEIVAEATR, encoded by the coding sequence ATGACGTTCAGAAACGGATTTGCCGCGGCGCTGGTCGTCGGGGCGGCTCTGGTCGCCGGTCTCGGTGCCCGGGGTTCGGATGCGCCGGTTATGGCCGAAGAGACCGGCGATCTTGTCTACCAGACGGTCCAGGGCGACTTCGGCGACGTCACGCTGGCGGTCGAGGACGCCATCGTCAACCGGGGGCTGGTGGTCGACTATCACGGCTTCCTGTCCAAGATGCTGGAACGCACGTCGGAGGCCACGGGCGGCGAGGCGGTGCTGGCCGATGCGGAATGGTACCAGTTCTGCTCCGCCCGCCTGTCGCAGGCGATGATCGCCGCCGATCCGCGGAACGTCGGCTATTGCCCCTATTCGATCGTAGTCTACGAACTCGCCACGTCGCCGGGCACGATCCATGTCGGCTATCGCAGGCCCGGCACCGCCGTGTCGGAAGCCTCGATGAAGGCGCTTTCCGCCGTCGACGCGCTGCTGACCGAGATCGTCGCCGAGGCCACGCGCTAG
- a CDS encoding ABC transporter ATP-binding protein — MAEVEHMERPVADGSGKAGDVIIRARGLTVGFGESNILDGLDIDIYRGEVLGVVGGSGTGKSVLLRTLVGLLPRRAGAVEMFGVDIDTASREEQRAVERRWGILFQQGALFSSLTVKQNIQVPMREHLHLPQSLMDELAELKIGMVGLRPDAADKYPSELSGGMIKRAALARALALDPDLVFLDEPTSGLDPIGAAEFDDLISKLRDTLGLTVFMVTHDLDSLFSICDRVAALGNKRILVAGDLKTVIENPDPWIQEYFRGKRARGVAARISRS; from the coding sequence ATGGCCGAGGTGGAACACATGGAGCGGCCGGTTGCGGACGGATCCGGGAAAGCTGGAGACGTGATCATCCGCGCGCGCGGGCTCACCGTCGGCTTCGGCGAGTCGAACATCCTGGATGGACTCGATATCGACATCTATCGCGGCGAGGTCCTCGGCGTCGTCGGCGGATCGGGCACTGGCAAGTCTGTGCTGCTGCGCACGCTGGTCGGACTGCTGCCGCGTCGCGCCGGCGCCGTCGAGATGTTCGGCGTGGACATCGACACGGCGAGCCGGGAGGAACAGCGCGCCGTCGAGCGGCGCTGGGGCATCCTGTTCCAGCAGGGCGCGCTGTTTTCGTCGCTGACCGTGAAACAGAACATCCAGGTGCCGATGCGCGAGCATCTGCACCTGCCGCAATCGCTGATGGACGAGCTGGCCGAGCTGAAGATCGGAATGGTGGGCCTGCGGCCGGACGCGGCCGACAAGTATCCCTCCGAGCTGTCGGGCGGCATGATCAAGCGCGCCGCGCTCGCCCGCGCCCTGGCGCTCGATCCCGATCTCGTCTTCCTGGACGAACCGACTTCGGGTCTCGATCCGATCGGCGCGGCGGAATTCGACGACCTGATCTCGAAACTGCGCGACACTTTAGGTCTGACGGTTTTCATGGTAACCCACGATCTCGACAGCCTGTTTTCGATCTGCGATCGGGTTGCGGCCCTCGGCAACAAGCGCATTCTGGTGGCCGGGGACCTGAAGACGGTCATCGAGAATCCGGATCCCTGGATTCAGGAGTATTTCCGCGGCAAGCGGGCGCGCGGCGTTGCCGCCCGCATCAGTCGGAGTTAG
- a CDS encoding ABC-type transport auxiliary lipoprotein family protein, producing MAALVGGCALAAKPAPATYDLTAPTRFPANIGSTSVQFAVTEPTVVGALDSERIVVRPAPTQITYLGKAQWSDRAPKLVQARLIDAFQNTDRVRSVGVPGSAVVSDVGLVTDLRDFHVDAETNTAVVAINVRIVGDQSGRVVASKTFEARQPVADGSVESMVAAMNDAFETVATDIVMWTLAKI from the coding sequence ATGGCTGCCTTGGTCGGCGGCTGCGCGCTCGCGGCGAAACCCGCGCCGGCCACCTACGATCTGACAGCGCCGACCCGCTTTCCCGCCAATATCGGGTCGACGTCGGTGCAGTTCGCGGTCACCGAGCCGACCGTCGTCGGGGCGCTGGACAGCGAGCGGATCGTCGTCAGGCCGGCGCCGACGCAGATCACCTATCTCGGCAAGGCCCAGTGGAGCGACCGGGCCCCTAAACTGGTCCAGGCGCGGCTGATCGACGCCTTCCAGAACACCGACAGGGTCCGCTCGGTCGGCGTTCCCGGCAGCGCCGTAGTCAGCGATGTCGGCCTGGTCACCGATCTGCGCGATTTCCATGTCGACGCGGAAACCAACACGGCGGTCGTGGCGATCAACGTGCGGATCGTCGGGGACCAGTCGGGCCGCGTCGTCGCATCGAAGACCTTCGAGGCGCGCCAGCCGGTAGCGGACGGCTCGGTGGAGAGCATGGTCGCGGCCATGAACGACGCGTTCGAAACCGTCGCCACCGACATCGTCATGTGGACGCTTGCGAAGATCTGA